The sequence below is a genomic window from Monodelphis domestica isolate mMonDom1 chromosome 2, mMonDom1.pri, whole genome shotgun sequence.
TTACCCTAGTCATAGCAGTCAATTTTTCAacttgtgttttggttttttatatgTATGGTGTTCATAAGCTTAATTGTAACCTTCTTGAAGACAAAAGCTTTTAGTTTTCATCTTTGTATACCTAGTTTCTGAGCACAAGGCCTTGTACAAATGCCATGTAAATATTAAAGGCTTGATAATTATCAAATTGACTATTACTTTTCTTCACATAGCTTTATTTGAGAGGAAGATCTGAATAGGTCTAAATTGCTCTACAGTGCCATCCCTTTTATCTTcccttattctttccatttagtCACTATACATAGTCTAGAAAGGATTGGTTTTGGGGAAATCATTTCAGTTAGCTAGAATTCTAGCTTCCTGCCTATCATCTTCTCAGCTGCCAGGTGCTAGgcataacaaaaacaaatgagataCAATTTTTTATAGCTAGTGTTTGTGAGCACCATTTTGAAGTATTTTGGAAATTGGcctatttttaataggaatactTCTGTTGTTGGTTTTAAGGCAAAGAGCTATGGCTACCCATAAAGTAGAAGAGGTTCAGCATGTGTTTATTTCTTGAGCTGTATTATGTTCTGAATTATATGTTCATTCATAATAAATTTCTTATGTCTATTTTTTCAAAGCTACTCCACTTCCAGAAGAGTTTGAGTTACAGGGATTCTTAGCATTAAGACCTTCTTTcaggtaggtggtattattattattggtaacAGTattaaaatgaaggagaaataagCATTTctggtgatgggggggggggtcttcgATGTGCCTCCCTGCTATAGTTTGGAGCAAGAATAGAATTGTAACACAAGTAGGAAATGCTAGATAATGTGGtatagaataaaagagaaaacaattcaCTTTCAGCATAATGCTTTTCATGCTTTTACAAGAATTGAAAAAACTGTAAATGTTAAAATTGATATATCCAAACAATGATGCATTTATATATTAAGTGCATTATATatttgcaatatatatatattaagtgcattatatattaatacatttttaCATGTTGTTTGTGTTATAATTTTAGTATGattttatttagtatatttagtataaatttagtataaatttAGTATGATAAAGCATCCTTCAAGCACAGCATTATATTATTATGAATTTCATTTAACCTTGCTTTAGCCCTTTGAGGGCAGGTTTTATCTTTTTGCTTCCTTTCTGCTTTATCTTTCTGCCTATTAACTTGACTATCCGATAAAAAGTCTCTACAAGTGATAAGcctttgtattttatataaagCCTATGAAATATCTGATGATGGTGCTAAGTGCTTGTTAACTGCTGCCCTGGGTGTCTGCCCCTTGTTAACTATATATCAAGCAGTAAAGATATTTAAGActggggggtgggaagggggtCTGTAAACTTAGCAAGACCATTCATATTGTTGGAAATTTGAATTCAAAGAGAGATTTAGAGGGAGAAATTCAGTTCAGTTAATGTAACAAACATGGTATACATTTTTAATAGCCACTCATAAGATAGGTGTTCTTCATATTTTCCATCATTTAAGCTATTCCCATCTCTTTATATTATCTACAATAAAGCTTCATTATTCAGAGCCCACTAATTTGCATTTATGATCAAGCCAGGGCCTGGGCATAAATTTTCCTtgtctcccctcaactcctccaaacccccatacaaacctcactttatcccccatttttccaatcctccccctcctttcccaataaatattacaataaagaGGAGTTTACTAAACATCCTACTAGtccattaataaacatttattaagcacccaccatAGTGGGCCAAGGACTGTGCCAACTGCTAGGGATACACAAGAAAAAGGCCTTActaccttcaaggaatttacagagtaataggggagacaacatgcaaacaattcttcataaataagttatatataggataaattagaaaaaacaagAGATAACCCCTAGACTTAAAAGGGATTATGAAAGACTTCTCATAGAAAGTGAGCTTTGAGCTGGGGCTCAAGGGAGAAGTAGAAAACTGcatatgtgaaatatatattaaagCTAACATTTTCCTCCCTGGTTTTTAGCTTTTGTTCCCTTGTATATGCTGGAATCAACTAagtctacaaaaatatttagcaatTAATTAACATAAACCTTGTTATAGCAttccttttaaagttttttttttcccagaaatgtGTTCTTTTCTGTGAAGTGCTATATCTATTTCTACATACTTTCTGTTTTTACCCTTAGGAAATATCAGCTTTAGTCATCAAAAACCGGGACCTGAAAAACCAAGTTCCACAGTAACATGATTATAATCTGGGGCAAATTACTGAGCTGTACCAATTCTCAGTTTACTGTCCTATAAAGTATAGGGAAAAGCCTTAATTTATAGAGTTAAAAGGTCCTGAAGTATATAATCTGGTAGCCTCAGAtagtaagaaagaagtaaaatagtTCCTTAACATAACAAATTGTGAAAATCTCATAAAAGGAACCTTAGATATCATTTAGTTCTACTTCCTCATCttacaggaaaaaagaaggtTAACAGGGATTATTAAGTAGCTTGCCTAGTATTCATACAGCTAATCTGTGGCAGAGTAAGGAAACTCCTAATAGTAATTAATTAACTACTCTATATTTCAAATGTTTGAAATCATGAGAGTTGGGTTTACTTAGTGCACATCATGAAAGAGGTATTGagacttaattttattttgtttgctcaTGTCATTTCTAGGAACTTAGATTTCTCCAAAGGCCACCAGGGGATTACAGGAGACAAAGAGGGACAACAGTGGCGAATTCGCCAACAACGCTTGATTTCTATAGGCAAATGGATTGCTGATAATCAGCCAAGGTATCCCTAAGGCTTCTAGTGTCCTTTTACCTGCCTGCGCATTaaagattgttgttgtttttttttttaagctttgttGAGGCAGTAATTAAAAGCCCAAAGTTAAAGCTGATGCTATAGTATTATCAGTTTTAACCAAGGATCAGTTTCTATCTCTTCCCTCCTATCCCAACATAGTTGTTTCTGTGCATGGATGTTTTCCTTATTCCCAAACCTAGACTTGTTCTGTAATGTAGAGACTTGCATATAAATATGACTGCATCATACATACTCCAGAGGTACAGTGATGATATGTGGAGAGGGCAGAGGGCACAGGAGGTACATGATGACACTTGTAGGAAGTAATAAAGGATAAAGAGGCGTACTGACTGGGACTCCTTTGTTAAGTCTTCCAGACACGCTCACATTTGCAGTAATGAATGCAATTGGGCTACACTGATTGACTGTTGGACCCTACACACTGTTTAGTGATTACTTAATAGGTTTGTATCTTTCACgtatggatttatttttacttttcttttaggCTGATTCAGTGTGAAAATGAGGTAGGGAAATTGTTGTTTATCACAGAGATTCCAGAGTTACTACTAGAAGACCCCAGTGAAGCCAAAGAGAACCTGGTCCTTCAAGAAGCCTCCCTCACAGAGTCCCTGCCTGCGGATGGGAGTCCGGGCCTAAAATCTGTGCTCTCTACGGGCAGAAGTGTGAGCAACAGCTGCGACACCACGGAGAAGCCCATGGTCACCTTCAAGGAGAACATTAAGCCTCGAGAGGTGAACAGAGAGCAAGGAAGAAGCTACCCACCCAAAGAGGTGAGAAGGGACTATAGCAAAAGCATAGCAGTTACTAAGAGTGATGGAAAGAAGGACAACAACAAGAGGAAAAATGAGACCAAGAAATGCACCTTAGAGAAGTTGCAGGAAGCGGGAAAGCAGAGTGTGGCGGTGCAGGTAAGACACATGTGAATAAGGTGTAGAGGAAGGACTTGTCACGAGACAGAGCTTTAGTTGTGCCTAAGCCTGCCCAGTGGCCTTCTGCTGAGCTACATGGGGGAGAGCTGGCTTTGGTACTGATCTTTCAGGGCTTAGGATCTGAGTAAGATAAAGATTGAAGTCTCTGCTTAGAGATTGGATACCATTGTTACTGATTATGTTCCATTTCACCTGAATCTGGTTGTTTGATTTAAATATCTAAGCCTTCCACTGCACCAACAATAATAGTACTACAGTACTACATCTAGTAGTCTCTTTGGAAAGTATGAATACTGTATATGGGTACTATTATAGTAGATATGCACTCTTCCCCTTTCCATTCCAGATAGAACCCCCAAATTCCTATAAAAATACGATTATGTTAGAGCTCTTGTAGTCTCTTTACACTCAATTGTTCAAAGTTTTTGTTGAGAGACCAAATACTTGACACATTCCCCACTGAATATAACTGAGAGGACATATTGTTATAGGTGGGAGTATACTATCATGACTAGGTTAATCTCAACTTGTCTTATACAGATAGAGTTTTAAGCTTTAATCCCTTAAACCTGCACGAAGATTTTTGGGACTCCCTATACTGCTTGTTCTttgagttaaattaaaaaaaaaattttttttttggttgattcttatcaccttcatttcttaTACATTTGCAGAAATGaaggtaggtgtgtgtgtgtgtgtgtgtgtgtgtgtgtgtttttctctTCCCCAGAGAGCCATCCTTTACAATAGCATTTAGGGTAGAGAAAGTTGTAGCATATATTGACTTAGATCTTTTTAATAATGCTAGTTTATTCACTTTTGTAACAAGTTTAAAATAGGACTAGGAACCATGCGGTTTAGTGCAAGGTAGGAATAAGGGAAAGAACTTAAGCAAGCAAAGGAATAGGAGAAAAGACAATTATATGACTGCAAAGCTGCAACTTTCCCTCCCCCAGGTCCAGTCTAGAGGTTatatccctttttaaaatttcctaacCAACCTACCTGTAGCTaatgtttgacaaagaagattccCCTGAATCTCTAGTTCTCTGGGCTCTAGCTAGGCTCCTGTCACCAATAAATCTTTCTTGGGGCAAACCACCAAGAATCTAAAGTACCACTTTGAATGAGAGGTTGAGGCTGGGACCCCCTGGTCTGACTGTTTGTGCACATGGTGATGATATCAGATAGAAGATATTGGTgttgggagaagagagggaagtagCTGGTAATTGGAGCTTGATAGTACAGAATCTACCATGAGCTATACAAGAAGCAGCAATGGGTAGTAAATAGGACGTACAAGATAAAGAAGCAGGTGAGGTCTGGCCCTCTCACTAGCTGGTCCTTTGGCAAGGCAGTGCcccctttctgaacctcagtttcctcatctgcaaaatgagcaagTAGGACTAGGTGACTTATATATTGTCTTCCATTGCCGAATCTCTGATCTCTCAAATCAGTACAAAAGAGTAGAGGATTTCTTCCCTGAGGCTTCTCTGCATGAGTAATATGATTGGCTTTATTCAAAGTACGATGATTCCTATAGAGTGAATTGGTGTCCTAATAGTGTGAAATTCTTCTGGGCGTTATCTATTTTCTTATTCTAAATGCttgtgaattaatttttttaaattctatgacAATAATGCATTTCCTATAGCAAACATTTGGTAAATGTTTGTAGGTTTTAAATGTTAGAGCAATGGCCtggttttaaataatttcttcaaaAGTTGATCCTTCTTTCTTACCCTAACTTCTAGTTTCTTATTGTTAAAATGAGAGTTGCCAATTTGTTAAAATGAGAGTTGCCAATTTGCTTTATTACCATCATTTCAGAAAATTTTTCCTGTTACTTCTCTTTTGTTGCAGGTGAAATCTCAGACTGAGTTAAGGAAGACCCCAGTGTCTGAAGCTAGAAAAACACCTGTAACTCAGACCCCAAGTCAGGCAAGCAATTCCCAGTTCATCCCTATACATCACCCAGGagccttccctccccttcccagccGACCAGGTAAAACTATTTTCTGGAATCTTCTTTTTTGAGGGCAAAGAGTATTATCTTTATCCTTAAAATTTTCTTCATGTTATTTGATACTCTCCCTTAGCTatattagacacttaataaatgttcatcatgGGACAATGACTCATCTTTTACTTAATTCCAATTGTATGAAAATGTATTCTTGAGGACAAATTCAGGTTCAGTTCTCTATAGCAAAATACCAAAGCTGACAAGTATTCTCTTATGTATTTTGGAGTTGTGTTTTGTAACATTCCTCTATGTACTAACATCCTTGTATCACTTAGGCTTTGCTACCCACAGATAGTTGGATCTTCCTTAGAAAATATGCTGGAGCATTTCCTGCTTAACATTGTTAgaattgaacaataacaaaactcTTGGAAAAATAGCTTCCTAAAGAAATGCCCATACTCTATATGTAGTGCTTAAAAATAAGTTGAAGACTGACTACGTGCTGCCTTTATCTCATTAAGACATTTCATCATGGATcctaaagatgaaaaatgacagaatGCCCTTTCTTACATTGTTCTGCATGACAATATAAAGGTTCTTTTCCTATAGCTaagctatctttctttttctattttaaaggGTTCCCACCCCCAGCATATGTTATCCCCCCTCCTGTGGCATTCTCTATGGGCTCAGGTTACACCTTCCCAGCTGGTGTTTCTGTCCCGGGAACCTATCTTCAGCCTACAGCTCACTCTCCAGCAGGAAACCAGGTGCAAGCTGGGAAACAGTCCCACATTCCTTACAGCCAGCAAAGGCCCTCTGGACCAGGGCCAATGAACCAGGGACCTCAACAGTCACAGCCACCTTCTCAACAATCCCTTTCATCTTTACCAGCTCAGCCAACAGCACAGTCTACAAGCCAATTGCAGGTCCAGGCACTGGCTCAGCAACAACAGTCTCCTACAAAGGCTGTGCAGGCTTTGGGGAAAAGCCCTCCTCATCACTCTGGATTCCAGCAGGTAAAATTGCAATGGAAAGAGCTATGGTTAAATCAAAACAcctaaaaatgggaagaaagggaaaatagctGCAGGTATTATAAGTAGGCTAAATTAAAATGGTAATTTTTATAAGATGTAGCTTTCAATGAAAGGGAATAGTGAGCCAGTCAGtaaatatgtattaagcacctgctatgtccTTGGCTAAGCCcaggggacacaaagaaagacaaaaggcagGCCCTGTGGGAAAGGAGGCCCTAGTCTGATGGGGGAGACCATGAGCAAACTAGTAAATAGACCAGCAGGCTCCATAAGATATCAGTTGGAGATAACCAATAGAAGGATGACATTTTATCTTATATAGGTTCTGGTCTATCATGCTTGTCCTTAGCTATCATTCTTTCTTGCTgctaccagatttttttttcctggttttttTCTTGTAAAGCCCTTTGGGGAATTTTCTCTATAATTTGTTTGTGTTTGGCAAAGCATGAGGAATGGCACCATTATCTCTCCTGATCTCAGGGTATTGAATGAGTGATATTGACAGCTGCAGACTTTGCCATTCTTACCTGTCCTAGAGGCAAGAAAACTCCCTAGCCTCCAAAATGGTTAGGGAACAAAGGCAAATTTCCATGTGTGAGCTTCATGCTCTAACAACAAGAAGTATGACATAATGGGATCTCCGGACTCTGCCAGGGGCAAGAGAGAGGTACATCACCTTAATCAGGCCCAGTCCAGTGCATCTCTGTGGGTCTCAGCTTGCTCATTTATATAATTCAGTGGCTGGACTAGATAATATCTTTGGTTCCCCTTCctctagcattctttttttttttctatttctaggaAGGTTAGCATACTGAAAAGCCAATAAGATAATCAGTAGAGTAGAAGGCTCTGTAGTCTAAAATATTATAGATTTTGTAGTTTCCTTTCTAGTCATGAAGCAGTGTTAATGTTATATGTTCATCTTTGCtaaaatccatttcatttttagtaTCAGGCAGATGCTTCCAAACAGCTGTGGAATCCACCTCAGGTCCAAGGCCCATTAGGGAAGATTATGCCTGTGAAGCAGCCCTACTACCTTCAGACCCAGGACTCCCTAAAACTGTTTGAGCCGTCCTTGCAACCTCCTGTAATGCAACAGCAgcctctagagaaaaaaatgaagcctTTTACCATGGAGCCATATAACCAGAATCCCTCAGAAGTCAAGGTCCCAGAATTCTACTGGGATCCAACTTATAACATGGCTGATAATCGAGCAGTGATGACCCAGCAAGCAAGTGTGGACCGTCGGGGCAAAAGGCCACCAGGTGTCTTTCCCTCTGAGCAGGATCCCGTCCCCAGGATGCCGTTTGAGGTGAGAATACTTTCACACCCACAGCCTTTGTTTGTGGAGAGCTCTCCAGTACTCTTATGTGGAAAGCTGCAGAACAAAGGACATATTTCCTTCTCATTTACTTAGAAAAATGAACTTTATCCAATTCTTTTGTTTGGTGCAAAAGAACTGATATGCTGGGATTTAGTGATGATTCCATCACTCAGATTTGATTGCCATAGTAAAGATGGTCTAGCAGAAAATCTGTTTGTAGGGTACatcatcttagaaaaataaatatgtgacATGGTACTAGCCAAATAGGTTCTGACTTGGTTCAGCCCAATAGGGCTGACTTGACTATTGTGTAAAAATAGGATTATAGggtcacttcattttttaaaaccagaaATTATTTCTTAATAGGGACAAAGTCAACTGGTTATTTATGACTGCCTTTCTTTGCCCCCTCTCTTGCACAGACTATATTACTAGGTCATTATACATGACTAAAGGGGAGCTGCTCCTGCCCTGCTAGCTCACCTGCTAGGCCCTGGGATCCATGGCATGTTTTTAACTTGACAGCTGTAGCCCCCTTCCTCATACCATCAAGGCAATGGCCTGGGTTTCTGCTCAGTGCTTGttgtcttctctctttctgtatgGTCTGTTGTCTTGTTCTCTGCTCAGGATCTATCACTGTAGTACATGACCCCCACTCGCTAGAACCCTTTCTTCTTGCCTAATAACCTATGCttattttgtttcagtttcttctttcccccttaaCCTTCCCTGGCTCCATTTCAGCCAATGTTCTTCCTCACACCACTCCtgcttttctccccttctcccttactgTGTCTCACTGTGCTCCTTTCTGTCACTAGGACCCCAAGAGCTCCCCTCTGCTTCCTCCGGACCTGTTAAAGAGTCTGGCTGccttggaggaagaggaagagctgATTTTTTCTAACCCTCCTGATCTTTACCCAGCTCTGCTGGGGCCTCTCGCCTCTCTTCCTGGACGAAGCCTCTTTGTATGTATTTGACATAATTCTGCTGCTGCTTGCTCTAACGCTGACTCCTTTTCTGAGACTTTATTTGAAATCCATAAAGATTGAGATTTCTTCTTTCTTGGGGTTTCAAGCAAAACTTCTTTATTATCCTTAGacctaggaaggaaagaaagcatggaaaacaaatttctaactcaaaatccccccaccccaccccaccccccaaatattCAATTCACTTTAGCTTGGATGAAACATTACCTAAAGTAGTGGATATGATATCCACAAAGAATTATTGTCCTTCACATGCAGGTATGACACTGCTAAACTCATTATTTAGATGACAGTTCTCTTTTGAACTTGAAGCTTATTTTCACTCTTAAGGAACAGCAAGATTCACCAAATGCATTCCTATATCACAAGAAATTTGTATTTTGCTCTAGATCAAAAAGGCTGGGGGAGAATGGGTAGTGGGGAATAATCTTATTTGTAAATATCTTATGTGATAAAATAGAGAATAAATTGCTAGTTTATAAACAGCTATAGATTAAATGTCAGTTCATGCAATCTTTATTTTCACAAAATTTACTTATACCTCCCCACCAGTccaatttttagaaaaaagaattatggagttatttataaaatttgaTGTATAGTCAGAGGCAATATACTGCTCTAAACACTCTTGAGAGTTGAGATCCCTATGCTTGTTATCATACATATAGAAGTTGCTGGTGActtttgtttaaataaaagaTTGAGCCCTACTTGTTTGCCTTTCCCATAGGCCAAGAGCAACAAAACCTAGTCAGATTGAACAAATGATTTCAATCCCAGGAAAGTAAAAATTGAGATCCATAATACCAGGAGCCCTGCTATCCCACCCACACTGAAAACCCCTGCAGAATTTTCTGATTGAGAGTGGGCAAATCATCCATTTAGGCCCTCTCATTTTTCATAGACCATGGCAGCAGTCTTTAGGCCAGCTATAACAAGCAGTCACCCAGCAAGCATTCATGCTACCACCCCATCCAAGAATGAGAGGAGGAAGTGTCCCACCTCACAACTAgtcattctctttcttctattgCTTTATTTTCCTGTTCTCCCTCTAAACACCCAACCTTTCTATTCATTTGTTTCCTAGGGGCTGGCATCCTTTTAACCAAAAAAGGGTTGAGATGAGTGTTTGTctaatttattttgttgaatccCTACCTTATAATATAGTCTTCCCATagcatttaaaacaaaaatgcttTTGACCCCAGAAATCTTCACCACTGCATTCCAAACTTAATTGTTACTTGATGATACTTTCTATCTAAAAGTGCCTTACATGTAGGTGCTCCATAAATACTGATTTAGCATATATCCAATGAGAgtgtcttattttatattttttattcaagCTATGACACAAATAATTTCTTAGGTCTGATCTAATTTTTATGTCCcagttttgtttgtttaactAAGTTAGTTTATCTGTAAAGGGAGCTGGCAAATAGAATGAAAAGTGACCCTATTttcaatcattaataataatgttatttgCCAAGAATTCAGTGAACCAAAAAATATTGCAGTAATCCATTGTCTGTTGACAACTGGTATTAATTTAAATggagctattattttctttacaattatAATGTACTTTTTCTAGGTGCCTAATGATTTGATATTTGCTAAGAGGCCAGtgctagattaaatcttctgatttGTGAAAGTTATATTTTAAGGCTCTCTTTGTATTACAGTTTTTAACTGATATTAATATGTTGGTATCAgaacattaattttatttcctagtTTATATCAAGTTCTATTAGTTCACAATTTTTCTTTGTGGACGTTAAACCTATTGTAAGATAGATTACCTAGAAGATAGAATGAGTTGTGATGATGTAATAGCTTTTGCCTTCTGCTCAGTAACATTTAAAAAGTAACAAGGGCAAAAAATGCAAGAACTAACTTGacgaaatctttctttttttgggtcCCTGAAGAAGTCCTTGTTGGAGAAACCCTCAGAACTCATGTctcattcttcttctttcctaTCCCTCACTGGCTTCTCTCTCAATCAGGTAAGCTAACTGttaagaaatggggggggggggggttgtttgttgttgttttttcatgtTATAGAACCTATTTGTATTGTTTTTACtgaatttttcttcctcatttgatGAGCACCTTCTAgaaattttttctccctccttaacttttcctttatcttCCCCATTTGGACCAGGTTAGAGGTTCTTACTGAACCTCCAAGAGCACTTTGGCAGTTCTCATTAATGTAACATTTGTAATTATGACTTTGTTCTACAACCAAAGAAATTACTTACTTGCCTTTTGTGACTGTATGGTTCTTCACACATGTTGATAGAAAGGGGAAAATTATTACATTTGTGAGGAAAAATGTGTCAGGGTCTTTGTGCATACATACAAGTACATTCACCCATGAAAGCTGTATGTTTATAACTTGAGTTTCTGTTTTGTAATCACTCAGGAAAGATACCCAAATAACAGCATGTTTAACGAAGTATATGGCAAAAACCTAACTACCAGTGGAAAAGCAGAGATTAATCCCTCATTGACTCACCAAGAAACATCATTATACTCTCTTTTTGAAGGGACTCCCTGGTCTCCATCTCTTCCTGCCAGTTCAGGTAAGAAATACAAATTCATTACAGAGATATTTTGTGCACACATTGAACTATTTTATTAGgcactatatttatttataatagaattaAACTGTGTTTAGTAGCTATGCAAAACTAATTATGAAACCAAAGTGAAATGAGATCATTTAAAAAGAAGAGTTCCTGAGACTGAGAGATACCTGATGTTTTCTCAGATGGCAAAAGCTAGTGAGAATCagcatgcttttaaaaaaaaatgcctactATGACCCACACATTGTACTAGGTGCTGGGAGATACAGAGAAAGCACTACCACTGCCACCGCCACCACACGGCTCCCTGCAAAAAGGGCAACAAACCTAATACCTCCTCTCAGAGATCAATATATATAAGAGACAACTCCATTTATAaataatgtacaaaataaaagaaGGTAATTTTTGGAGTAAAGCTCCTACAGCAGGGAGAAATTAGAAAAGAGCTCTGATAGAAGGTCAAACTGGAGCTGGGCTTAAAAGCAGAAATACTCCTAAAACTTACCAAGATTACCAAGAAGGCAAACCAAGGATTAAGTTGCTACAGTATGTAGAGGCAAGAAAGCCAATATTGAGTCCCTGGTCCTATCCTGCCTGCTTGGCTGGGATATATGGTTATAAAGAAATTTGTCAGGTTTTGAGGTATTTGTACAAGTTTTCAAAAGTACGGTATTTCAGCTATCCTATTTTGTGGTTGTGGATACTAAGCTATTTATATGAAGATTGTTCTTAAAACTAAAGAAATCAGATTCATTCTGATCATAtctatatgtatttacatatattttgtgtttatgttCTATTTATATCTAACATTTTAATCTGTTACCAGATTCTGATAAGGCAAGTTTGTGTTCCTTGACTTCCTAATCAAATGCTCTCATTCATTCCCAGTTCTTTAGGTAGGACTGTTCTGGAGGCAAGAATTTAACCTACCCCTTCCTTACTCCTGACCCTCAAGACCTCTGTGATTTCAGTGTTCTCCAATAAAGGAAAACTGGTGTGTTTGTGAAATACTTAATTCTGTAGTttcttgtattattattatttaatagatCATTCAACACCAGCCAGCCAGTCTCCTCACTCTTCTAATCCAAGTAGCCTGCCAAGTTCTCCTCCAACTCACAACCATAATTCTGTTCCATTCTCCAATTTTGGGCCCATTGGGACTCCTGATAATAGAGATAGGAGGATTGCAGATCGTTGGAAAACCGATAAACCAGGTGAGAAttgattttcatttattaataatatccCTAAAGAGCCACTATTAGAATCTTCCATACTTTCACCTggcaaataataaaattcttaaacGTCTTTCTTTCTTACCTTAGCTATGGGTGGATTTGGCTTTGATTATCTCCCAGCAACATCCTCATCCTCTGAGACTAGCTGGCATCAGGCCAGTACTCCAAGTGGTACCTGGACAGGCCATGGCCCTTCCATGGAGGATTCCTCTGCTGTCCTTATG
It includes:
- the SMG7 gene encoding nonsense-mediated mRNA decay factor SMG7 isoform X8; translated protein: MSLQSAQYLRQAEVLKADMTDSKLGPAEVWTSRQALQDLYQKMLVTDLEYALDKKVEQDLWNHAFKNQITTLQGQAKNRANPNRSEVQANLSLFLEAASGFYTQLLQELCTVFNVDLPCRVKSSQLGIISNKQTHTSAIVKPQSSSCSYICQHCLVHLGDIARYRNQTSQAESYYRHAAQLVPSNGQPYNQLAILASSKGDHLTTIFYYCRSIAVKFPFPAASTNLQKALSKALESRDEVKTRWGVSDFIKAFIKFHGHVYLSKSLEKLSPLREKLEEQFKRLLFQKAFNSQQLVHVTVINLFQLHHLRDFSNETEQHSYSQDEQLCWTQLLALFISFLGILCKCPLQNEYQEESCSAYPLPAVKVSMDWLKLRPSVFQETVVDERQYIWPWLISLLNSFQPHEEDLSSINATPLPEEFELQGFLALRPSFRNLDFSKGHQGITGDKEGQQWRIRQQRLISIGKWIADNQPRLIQCENEVGKLLFITEIPELLLEDPSEAKENLVLQEASLTESLPADGSPGLKSVLSTGRSVSNSCDTTEKPMVTFKENIKPREVNREQGRSYPPKEVRRDYSKSIAVTKSDGKKDNNKRKNETKKCTLEKLQEAGKQSVAVQVKSQTELRKTPVSEARKTPVTQTPSQASNSQFIPIHHPGAFPPLPSRPGFPPPAYVIPPPVAFSMGSGYTFPAGVSVPGTYLQPTAHSPAGNQVQAGKQSHIPYSQQRPSGPGPMNQGPQQSQPPSQQSLSSLPAQPTAQSTSQLQVQALAQQQQSPTKAVQALGKSPPHHSGFQQYQADASKQLWNPPQVQGPLGKIMPVKQPYYLQTQDSLKLFEPSLQPPVMQQQPLEKKMKPFTMEPYNQNPSEVKVPEFYWDPTYNMADNRAVMTQQASVDRRGKRPPGVFPSEQDPVPRMPFEKSLLEKPSELMSHSSSFLSLTGFSLNQERYPNNSMFNEVYGKNLTTSGKAEINPSLTHQETSLYSLFEGTPWSPSLPASSDHSTPASQSPHSSNPSSLPSSPPTHNHNSVPFSNFGPIGTPDNRDRRIADRWKTDKPAMGGFGFDYLPATSSSSETSWHQASTPSGTWTGHGPSMEDSSAVLMESLKSIWSSSMMHPGPSALEQLLMQQKQKQQRGQGTMNPPH
- the SMG7 gene encoding nonsense-mediated mRNA decay factor SMG7 isoform X10, giving the protein MLQTLHYGGEQLWQAEVLKADMTDSKLGPAEVWTSRQALQDLYQKMLVTDLEYALDKKVEQDLWNHAFKNQITTLQGQAKNRANPNRSEVQANLSLFLEAASGFYTQLLQELCTVFNVDLPCRVKSSQLGIISNKQTHTSAIVKPQSSSCSYICQHCLVHLGDIARYRNQTSQAESYYRHAAQLVPSNGQPYNQLAILASSKGDHLTTIFYYCRSIAVKFPFPAASTNLQKALSKALESRDEVKTRWGVSDFIKAFIKFHGHVYLSKSLEKLSPLREKLEEQFKRLLFQKAFNSQQLVHVTVINLFQLHHLRDFSNETEQHSYSQDEQLCWTQLLALFISFLGILCKCPLQNEYQEESCSAYPLPAVKVSMDWLKLRPSVFQETVVDERQYIWPWLISLLNSFQPHEEDLSSINATPLPEEFELQGFLALRPSFRNLDFSKGHQGITGDKEGQQWRIRQQRLISIGKWIADNQPRLIQCENEVGKLLFITEIPELLLEDPSEAKENLVLQEASLTESLPADGSPGLKSVLSTGRSVSNSCDTTEKPMVTFKENIKPREVNREQGRSYPPKEVKSQTELRKTPVSEARKTPVTQTPSQASNSQFIPIHHPGAFPPLPSRPGFPPPAYVIPPPVAFSMGSGYTFPAGVSVPGTYLQPTAHSPAGNQVQAGKQSHIPYSQQRPSGPGPMNQGPQQSQPPSQQSLSSLPAQPTAQSTSQLQVQALAQQQQSPTKAVQALGKSPPHHSGFQQYQADASKQLWNPPQVQGPLGKIMPVKQPYYLQTQDSLKLFEPSLQPPVMQQQPLEKKMKPFTMEPYNQNPSEVKVPEFYWDPTYNMADNRAVMTQQASVDRRGKRPPGVFPSEQDPVPRMPFEKSLLEKPSELMSHSSSFLSLTGFSLNQERYPNNSMFNEVYGKNLTTSGKAEINPSLTHQETSLYSLFEGTPWSPSLPASSDHSTPASQSPHSSNPSSLPSSPPTHNHNSVPFSNFGPIGTPDNRDRRIADRWKTDKPAMGGFGFDYLPATSSSSETSWHQASTPSGTWTGHGPSMEDSSAVLMESLKSIWSSSMMHPGPSALEQLLMQQKQKQQRGQGTMNPPH